The DNA sequence CTCACGCTAACTGCGGGTCTAAGGTATAATCACGACAAAGACTACGGCGGACACGTATCTCCGCGCGGATATGCCGTGTATCATCTAAGCGAAAATTTATCGTTAAAAGGCGGCGTATCGGCAGGCTACTCGACGCCTGATATCAAGATGCGAACCGACGGGCTTGCTCTGCCTTTTGCCGGCGGTATGGGAGCGCAGCTGGGTAAAAGCGACCTAAAACCCGAATCCAGCCTAAACTACGAGGCCGGCATCGCGTACGGGGACGAGAGCCTTAACGTCTCGGCGATGGCGTTTTATACGCGGATAAAAGACGGTCTAGGTACGAAACCCGTTTGCGTCGCGCGTCCTGGCGTTCCTTGCGTGCATAACGGCAAGGCCTATAGGCGCGGTATCTGGGAGAGCGTAAATATCGGCAAAGCCGAAGTAAAGGGCGTCGAGCTCGCCTCAGACTGGCAGATCCTATCAAATTTAGCCCTGCACTCAAGCTACGTTTATACTAAATCAAAGCAAAAATCTGGCGCGTACGAGGGCAAATCTCTAAACAATCTACCCGTACATACCGTAAAAATAGGGCTTGACTATGATATGACGCCTGATCTAAATTTCTGGACGCAGATGAACTATCTGGGCAAAACCAGAGCCGTTTACGGCCTACCGGGTGACGAGGAGATAAAGGATTATACGCTATTTGACGCGGGCGCAAGCTACAAACTAACTAAAAATGCGAGCGTAAATTTTAGCGTTTATAATATCTTTAACGAATACGTAACGACGAAATCTGGACGCTATGAAATTTTGATCGCCGACGGGATTAAATATAGACTCGGATTTAATGTAAATTTTTAAATTTAGCCGTATTTGAGCGGGGCGGTGCGTAGTGATCGCCGCTCTGCTACCGGTTTTTAAAATTCGAGTTTAAATTTAAGGAGAAAGATGCCGTTTTTAAAGAAAAAGAAATTTTGGTTTAACGTCCATTCGATTTTAAGCCTAGCCTGTATTGTGCCGCTGCTTATCGTCGCTCTTAGCGGTGCGGTCATATCCTATCACGACGAGATTATCGACCTTGCAAACTCGCAAAAAACCTTCGTCGAACGAGGCGAAAAAGAGCTTAGCGCGAGAGAAATTTTAGATATTTTTAAAGCTAAGGAACCAAATTTTACGCTTAGCTACTACAAGACTAATTCTGACGTAAATCACGCTCTAGGCGTATCTGGCACGAATGCTAAAGGCGAGTTTAAGTCGTATTTCGTAAATCAATACACGGGCGAGATAACGGGTGAAAATTTCGGCGATAAATTTATCGGACTAATGCTAAATTTGCATATCAACTTAGGCTTTGGGCTTAGCGAAAACGAGACGCTACGGCTTATAGGCAAGCATATCGTTGCGGTTTGCTCTATCGCTTTGGTTATCTTGGTTATATCTGGATTGATAATCTATTATCCTAGTTTTAAAACTAAATTTATGCGCGCGTTTACTTTAAAAATAAAGGCCAAAGGCTATGCGTTTTTGTACAGCCTGCACGGATTTGCGGGCGTTTATCTTTGTTTATTTTTGGCTTTTATGAGCGTCACTGGGCTTTACTGGTCGTACGACTGGGCGGCAAAACTCGTAAATAACGCGCTTGGCGAAAAGGAAATTTTCAGAAAAAAGAGCTTTACGCAGGTGCGAGGATTTTCGCTGGAGGATGAGGGCAAGATAGCAAATTTAGAGGCCGCGATAGATATTTTTAAACGAGATAGAGAGAATTACGAGCTTTTTAACGTCATCACGCAAGAAGACGGCGAAAATTTTATGATATTTTACTTTGACAAAGGACTGGAAGAGGACGATAAGGTAAATACGATGACGATAAACGCCGCCAAGGGGCAAATTACTAGGCATGCGAGGTTTGACGACGCCAAAAGCTCGATGCCCAGGCCTTTTGCGATTCATAAAGCGGTTTTAAGCTTGCATTCGGGATATTTTTTGGGCGAGATCGGTAAATTTATATTTTGTTTAGCTTCGGCATCGGTTTTGTTTTTCGTTATAAGCGGCTTTTGGATGAGCTTAAAACGGCTCAAAAGATAAATTTGATAAAATCGCTCCAAAAAACTGAAAAAGGCTAAATATGCGAGTGATTTTAGATGGATTTGACGGCTCTTTTTTGCCGATTTTGCAAAGCTTTAAAGCCGTGATGCCAAGCCTTCGTATAACGGGCATCGAGGAGCTCGGGCAGAGCGTAAAGGAGGAGGCGCCGGGCGGAGAAAACGGCGACAACGCAGACGCTATCAACGTAAGCGAGCTTTTTGCGCGCCGAGACGAGCGGGACGAGCTTTTATCGGACGGAACTTTGTTTTTGCAGGATGATAAATTTAACGAGAGCGGCGAGGCTACGGCGGTTAAATTTGACGAAAACGTTAAATTTGAAAATGCGCGCCAGGCGATTGACGACGCCAAATTTGAGACAAATTTAATGCCTAAGAGCGAGCAAAAAATCGCTTACGTGCAGGAGCAAAATTTGCAAGAAATGCATAACGCTACGCCGTATCGAGACGGCAGCCGCGAGAAAGAGGCGATTTTGCAAACCGGCTCTTTGAGCGAAGCGCCTAAAACCGCGGTTCTAGTTGAGAGCACGCAAACTACCGCTGTGCAAGAAGCTTCTATCTTTGGCGGAGCTACTCAAACGGCTTCGTTTGGCAAAACGGCTACCTCAAACCAAGCCGCAAAAACGGCCGTTTCGGATGATTCTGCGCAGGCTGCGTTGTTTGATTTTAACGAGTCTGGGCAAAATTTGACGCCGCGCGCCGAGCCCAAAGCCGCGCTTGAACGCAAAAAGCAC is a window from the Campylobacter massiliensis genome containing:
- a CDS encoding PepSY-associated TM helix domain-containing protein; this translates as MPFLKKKKFWFNVHSILSLACIVPLLIVALSGAVISYHDEIIDLANSQKTFVERGEKELSAREILDIFKAKEPNFTLSYYKTNSDVNHALGVSGTNAKGEFKSYFVNQYTGEITGENFGDKFIGLMLNLHINLGFGLSENETLRLIGKHIVAVCSIALVILVISGLIIYYPSFKTKFMRAFTLKIKAKGYAFLYSLHGFAGVYLCLFLAFMSVTGLYWSYDWAAKLVNNALGEKEIFRKKSFTQVRGFSLEDEGKIANLEAAIDIFKRDRENYELFNVITQEDGENFMIFYFDKGLEEDDKVNTMTINAAKGQITRHARFDDAKSSMPRPFAIHKAVLSLHSGYFLGEIGKFIFCLASASVLFFVISGFWMSLKRLKR